The Lujinxingia vulgaris genome segment ATCGGGCACAGCGAGCATGGCTTCGTGCAATGCTTCGGCGCCGCGGGAGCTGGTCAGGGTGACCCAGTGGGGCCGATGCTCGACCAGGGCCGCGCGCAGCGCGGCGACGTCGGGCACGCTCTCATAGACCGGCACCGGGTGGAAGGCAACGCCGCGACGCTCGGCCAGCGCGCTCAAGTCGCGCTCTTTATCGAGCAGCCCGAAGGCGATGATGTCGCGCGCCTCCACTGCTTCGAGCAGCTCTTTGAGGCTTTCAAAGTGATGCTCCGCGGGCACCGACACCGGCACGCCCAGCGCGCTTGCGATCAGCTCGGCGGTCATCGGACCCACCGCCACCAGGTGATGGTCGCGGGCGTTGTTGGGGCTCAAGATGTGTTGGGCGATGACGGCCTCGGCGGCGCGCGCGCTGTAAAAGATCACCAGATGCGGCGCGCTCAGGCGCGCGCGCAGCGCGCCGGCGTCAATATCAAGCCAGGCCACCTGCAGCGCCGGGCAGTGCAGAAGTTCGGCCCCCTCCACCGCAGCGGCGGGCCGGGTGCCGGTGTCCAGGATGCGCAACGCGATCTCCGGGGTGGGGGTCATGCGCGAAGGATGCTGCGGGCGCCGCGCTCCAGGAAGTCCTCGACCAGCGCGCTCGCGAGCTGATCGGGGTCCTCGCCAGTGCGACTCTCATGCAGGCACTGTTGACCATCGGTCGAGGAGACCCAGGCGTGGAAGACCCACTGCCCGGGCGTCTCGGCCGGCTCACAGTAAGCCCCCAGCGCCACCGAACAACCCCCTTCGAGCCGGCGCATAAAGATGCGCTCGGCGGTGACCGCCCGCATCGTCGCCTCGTCGAGAATGGGGGCAATCAGCGCGTCGATGTCATCGCGGCCAATGCGCGACTCCAGGCCAATCGCCCCCTGACCCACCGCCGGAACATACTGGTCGGCCGGCAGCGCCGACGTGACCCGCTCGCCCATCTCCAGGCGCTCCAGCGCGGCATGCGCCATGATGATGCCGTCAAAGCCCTCACGCTCCAGCTTCTCGAGCCGGGTGCCGATGTTGCCGCGCAGGTCAGCGAACTTCAGGTTGGGCCGGCGGTGCAAAAGCTGGGCTTTTCGGCGCTGACTTCCGGTGGCGATGGTCGCTCCGTCGGGCACCTCATCAAAGGTGGCGTAGCGCGTGGAGATGAACGCATCCAGCGGGCTCGCTCGCCGCGGGCTTCCGGCGAACTTCATGCCTTCCGGCAGCGTCGAGGGAAGATCCTTGAGCGAGTGCACCGCCAGATCGATGGCGTCGCTGGCAAGCGCCGCTTCCAGCTCCTGGGTGAAAAGCCCCTTGGCACCAATGGCCGGCAGGGGCACATCGGTGCGCAGGTCACCCAGGGTGTCCATCGTCACGATCTCGACGGTGAGCCCCGGATGCGCCGCCCTCAAGAGGTCGGCCACATGATGGGTCTGCCATAACGCCAGCGCTGACTTTCGCGAGCCGAGCTTAAGGTTCATCGGGGTTCTCATCGTTGTTCTGTAAGTTGTAGAGCGAGAGCACAAGGTTGAGATCTTCGGAGCGCAGCGTGTTGTTAGCCACCGAGCTGCGCAGATACGAGATCGGGTTATGCAAAAGCTTTTTGACCAGCCCGCGGCTGAATTCTTCGAGCATCACCCGCTCCTGCTCGGAGATGCGCTTGTTATGGCGGTCGATCTCCTGGGTGCAGACTTCCTCAAAGTAGCGCGCCAGCGAAGCGATGGTGGGGGTCACCGCCATCGACTGCTGCCAGGCGCGCCACTGCTCGAGCATCTGCTCAATGATGGCCTCCGCTGCGGGGATCTCATCTTTGCGGGTGGCCAGGTTTGCGGCCACCACATGCTCCAGGTCGTCGATGTTGTAGAGGAAGACGCTGTCAAAGCGCGCCACCTCCGGATCGACGTTTCGCGGGTTGCTGATGTCGATCAAGAAAAGCGGGCGGCGCTTGCGCGCCTTCATCACCGATTTGAGCGCGGCGTGGGTGAGCAGATAATCGGGTGAACCGGTCGCAAAAACGGCGACCTCCGCGCTCACGATGGCGTCTTCAAGCTCATCAAGCGGCCGGTAGGTGCCCTTGAACTGCTCGGCCAGAAGGCGCCCGCGCTCCTCGGAGCGGTTGAGCACCACAAATTTTGTGCCGCCACTCTTCTCAAAGTGCATCGCCGCGGCCTCGGCCGTCTCACCGGCGCCCACCAGCAAGATCTCGCGCTGGTTGAAGTCGCCAAAAATCTTGCTGGCCAGGTCCACCGCCGCCGAGCTGATGGAGACGGCTCCCTCGCAGAGCGCCGTCTCGGTGCGCACCTGCTTGCCCACGCGGATCGCAAACTGAAAGAGGCGGTCGAGCACAGGTGACTTGGCCGAGCTGGCCAGCACCTGGTCATGCACATCTTTAACCTGCGCCAGAATCTGATTCTCACCCAGCGCCAGCGACTCCAGAGAGGCGGCCACGCGGAAGGCATGGCGCGCCGCATCGTCGTCGTAGGCAATGAGAGGCCGGGGAAGGGCGTCGGGCGCAATGCCGCGCAGCCGGGCGACCTCCGGCCCGAGCTCCTCCCACACCGTGGGTGGCGTGGGGCCGTAGAGGTAGATCTCGGTGCGGTTGCACGTCGAGAGCACCGCGGCCTCACTAAGCCAGCGCTGACGGCAGAGCGGTACCAGCGCTGCAATATCCGCAGCGCTCATCGCCAGGGCGTCGCGTTCAGCCAGTGTCGCGTTGCGATGGCTAAACGAGATGAGGGTGAGCCGGTTGGGTGAGGTCATGCTATTGGAAGGTGTGGAAGGAGCTAAAGAAGGTGTTGACGAGCACCATCGACGCGATCAGCGCCAGGTAGCCCCCGAGCGAGAGGTAGCCCATGCGCAGCCCCGAGAGTTTACGCAGCTTCGCCCAGATAAAGGCCACCGCGTAGGCCGCCCAGGCGACGTAAGTAATGACGATCTTGGGGTCGAGCAAGCTAAAGTCGTCCAGAACGTAGATCGCGACAAAATGCCCCGAAAAAAGGCCCAGCCCTAAGAGCACAATGCCGGCGAGTGTGGCCAGACGGCTCATGTTCTCGAGCGTGTTTAAGGGGGGCAGGCGGCGAAAGAGCGCGCCCAACTCGCGGCTTTTGAGCTGCCTGGCGAGCAACACATACATCAAGGCGTAGATCGCGCTGATGGCCAGAGAGACAAAACCCGAGAGGATGAAGATCACGTGCACCCCGTAGACCGGGTGCTCGTGCAAAAGCGGATGCGCGGTGTTCGGATCGATGATCAGCGAGGACCACGTCTGCGCGATGGCCGACAGCCCCACAAAGAAAGCCCCGGTGTTGGGCTCGCCATGGCGACGTTCCGTCAGCGCATAAATCAGACCGATGGCCAACGCCAGAAGTGAGAGAAACTCTCCCTTCGATGACACCGGGAAATGGTTGAGCTCCACCCCTCGCAGCGCCAGATACGCCACATGCGTGCCCAGCGTGCCGTAGAGCAGCGGTGAGCCCCAGAAGCGCTGATCCCCGCGATCTTTACGCGCGACAAAGCGGCGCACATAAAGCGCGAAGATGGCCATGTAGGCCAGCGGGAGCGCAATCTCAATGAGTTGGAAGACCTGCAACATGCGGGGCCTCTACGGCAGACATCAGAGGGGCGGTCAGGGGTGAGTGATAAAGGAGCAGAGAAAACCTCGCTCCCCTTAAGGACGACCTCCGCGGGCACTGATAGTCCGCCCGGGGCGGCGGGTCAAACCTCGTGTGCGTCTGGAGCGCTCAGTCCCAGACGTTGATGCGTGAGCACCGGCATGCTCGTGCGAATCTCGCGTTGACGCTCCAGGTTGAGATCCGCCACCACCACGCCGTTGCCCTCTTCGAGGCATCCCAGGCAATCGCCCCAGGGATCGTAGATGACGGAGTTTCCAAAGGAAGCGCGGCTCCCGTAATGGTGGCCCCACTGGTTGGGCGCCAGCACGAAGCATTGATTCTCGATGGCGCGGGCCCGCAGCAGGGTATGCCAGTGAGCGCGGCCTGTCGGCAGCGTGAACGCCGAGGGGACCGTCAACATTTCCGCGCCCCGCAGTGCGAGCTCCCGGTAGATCTCGGGGAAGCGAAGATCGTAGCAGATGGTCAGCCCCACACGCGCCTGATCCTCGCCCAACGCGACATCGGTCAGCACAAGCTCTCGGCCGCCCATCACGCTCTGCGACTCCATCAGCGTGAGATCCCCGTCGACCTTCGCGTCAAAGAGGTGGATCTTGCGGTAGACCGCCGCGATGTCGCCGGCAGGGCTCAGGTGAACCTGGGTATTAAAGGTGCGGCCGGGGTCGGGGGAGGTCTCTGCGAAGCTGCCCACGGTGAGGTAGACGCCCAGCTCCCGCGCCATCTTCCGAAAGGTCTGAATCTGCGGCCCATCCAGTGGCTCGGCGATGGGGAGTTTGTCGCGATCCGGCCCCAGGAAAGGTGCGCATTCCGGAAAGATCACCCAGCCTGCGCCTTGCTCTGCGGCGTCTTCCGCCAACTTCTGGCAGGTCTTCAGGTTGGCTTCGATGTCGCGAGTTGAGGCGATCTGAGCGAGGGCAACGCGCATAAAAGGGTCCTTTGCGAGAGAACATCGTCGATAAGCTGCATCTTCTGCCGGCGTCGCATGCCGTTAGGGCCGGGCGGTCGAAACATCGTGAGCGAACGCATGGCTGTCAACGTCGCGCTGCCCACCGGGGATTCCGCGTTCAACCGCGGCGACGAAAGCGGCGAGTGGGGGGCCTGAGGCAGACTGGACCTTGACAGATTCGTGGCCCTTGTTTACTACATCGGCCCGCGGCGGGCACTTCAGTTGGAATCAGTTGGAAGAAGCGCGCCGGGTTGTCAGTTCATCGGGATAGAGCTGGCAGGGAGAAGCCTGAGAGTGTGTTCAGTTTTTGTCAGGTCTCTCCTCGGGCGACGTCAGGTAAAGTAAGGATCATCTGGCGTCTCGCTACATTTCGCGGCGCTGAGCGAAAGTGGGCCCTCCAAGCCCGCTTTTTTTATTTTTCAGGCCCGGGGTTAGCGTCCCGTCACAGCGATGAGTTTGAACACAGGTAAGGCCGAGGACACGTGGGTAAGAAACGACGAAAAGAGCGACGCGCCAAAGCGCCGGCGTTGCCCCTGAGCAATGAGATCGCCGAGGCGATTGAGGCCTGGGCGCACGAGGCCGCAGAGGTGCATGAGCTGGAACTTTACGACGTGGTCACCAGCAGCGCTGGCGGCTGGTCGGTGCAGATCTTTGTGGACCGCCCCGAGGCCGAGCCCGGCACCGGCGTGGCCGTCGAGGAGTGCGCCCGTGTCAGCCGCTATGTCGAGGCGTTGCTCGACGCCGATGAGCGTGTCCCGGAGCGTTACGTGCTGGAAGTCTCCAGCCCGGGCGTTGAGCGCAAGCTCACCAAACCTGCGCATTATGAAAAAGCGGTCGATCGCGAGGTTGAGCTTGTGGTTCGCGAGCAGATCGATGGACAGAACAAGGTAGTCGGGCGGCTGACGTCTTTTGAGGACGACACGCTGACCCTCGAGATGGACGGCGCCACGGTCACCATCCCCCTGAGCGGGGTGAGCCGGGCGAAGTTGACGTTCGACTTTTCAGGAGCGAAGCAGCGATGAATCTCAACAGTGTCATCGAAGAGGTCGGAAGGACCAAAGGGATCGATAAATCGATCCTTGTGGAGACCCTTGAGGCGGCCATCTTGACGGCCGCGCGCCGAACCTACGGCGCGCAGCGCGAGATCGAAGCCGAATACAACGAAGAGAGCGGGGAGGTGCAGCTCTTCCAGATCATCACGGTGAGTGATGACGTGGAGAACCCCTACCGCGAGGTCTCCGTTGAGGAGGTGCGCGAGGCGGGCTTTGAAGCCGAGCCTGGCGATGAGCTCCTCTTCCAGATCTTCTACCGCGAAGACGACAAAGAGAAGGCCAAGGCGCAGGACAAGCGCTACGGCAAGCTGCTCAAGCTCGACTCGTACAACTCCACCTTCGGCCGCATCGCCGCGCAGACTGCCAAGCAGGTCATCATTCAGCGCGTGCGCGAGGCCGAGCGCGACATCATCTACGATGAGTACAAAGACACCGTCGGTGACATGGTCATCGGTCGGGTGCGCCGCTTTGAGAAGGGCAACATCATCGTGGACCTGGGTCGCACCGACGCGATCCTGCCGCGCCGCGAGCAGACCCCGCGTGAGAGCTACCGCCCGGGCGACCGCCTTCAGGCGATGATCAAAGAAGTTCAGAAATCCAGTCGCGATCCGCAGGTTGTCTTAACGCGTGCCGATCCCATGCTTCTGCTCAAGCTGTTTGAACAGGAGGTTCCGGAGATTCACGAAGGCGCGGTGCGCATTGTGGCCGTGGCCCGTGAGCCGGGTGTGCGTACCAAGGTGGCCGTCTACAGCCGTGACAGCGATGTCGATCCGGTCGGCGCCTGCGTTGGTATGCGGGGCTCGCGCGTTCAGGCTGTGGTCCAGGAGCTGCGCGGTGAGAAGATCGACATTGTGCCTTACGTCGAAGACACCGCCCGCTTCGTGTGCAACGCCATCAGCCCGGCGGAGGTCGCCAAGGTCTTGATCGACGAGTCGAACATGACCATGGAGCTTATCGTCCCCGACGATCAGCTCAGCCTGGCGATCGGTCGCGGCGGACAGAACGTGCGTCTGGCCGCTCAGCTCACCGGCTGGAACCTCGACATCATCAGCGAGACCCGACTCAAGAACATGATGGCCGAGTCGCGTGCGCAGCTGCTGGAGTTTGAGGGGATCACCGAGGATATGGTCGATACGCTTTTCACGCTTGGATACAACAAGCTCGAGCATATGGCGCACGCCGCCGCTCCCGAGCTTGCGCAGATCCCGGGACTCAACGCCGAGTCGGCCGCGCGTATCATTGCGGCCGCCGCCGAGATCCTCGCGCGTCCCGCCCCCGGCTCGCCGGAGGCGATGACCGAGGCGGACTACGAGCGTAAGGCGCTCGAAGAGATCCGCGGCGTGGGTACCAAGGTCGCCGCCTCGCTTCACGACTCGGGCTACATCACCGTGGAGCATATCGCGTTTGCCGAAGACGCCAGCAAGCTGGCGGAGGCCGCCGGCCTGGGCAAAAACGTCAAGAAGGCTAAGCAGATCCTCAGCGCCGCTGAAGATCACCTCAAGCGCGAGCTGGAGCTCGACGACGAAGCCTTCGAGGCGCGTCGTGCCGAGTTTAAGGCAGCGCAGGCCGAAGGCGCCGAGTCGACTGACGAGGCCGAGGCCACCGAAACACAAGAAGAACAACCGGCCACCGCCGGCGATGAAGCAGCACAGCCGGCGGAAGCCACCAAGAGTGATGATGAGGAGGACGCCTGAACGTCGGTAAGCACACAGCACCAGGTGAACAAAACCCCGATCTTCCCCACACCCCGCAGCGCACCTGCGTGGGGTGTCGGGAGGTCGCGGAGCCCGCGGGTTGGGAGCGTTTTGTCTATGTTGAGGGTCACGGGTTGATCCACGACATACGACGCAAAGCTCCCGGCCGCGGGGTGTGGGTTCACGCTGATCCGCAATGTCTGCAGAAGGCGCTTGAGCGCGGCGGGTTTCAACGCTCGCTCAAGCGTCGCGTCGAGCTTCCCGCGCTCTCTGAGCTGCTGGAACAAGTTCGCAGCGGCGCGCGCCGCCGCCTCGATGAGGCGCTGCAGATCGCGTTGCGGGCCCGCGCCACCACCCCGGGGCAGACCTTCGTCAAGGAGGCGATGCGCAACGACACCCTTGTCGTGCTCATCCTCGCCAGCGACGCCGGTGAGAGCACCCGCACCAAGTTCGCCACCAACGCGCAGCGCAAGGGCATGGACGTGATCGAACTCTGGACCGGCGATGAGCTGGGCCAGATGGCAAAGGGCGAGGCCTACGTCTCGGTGATCGGCGTTGAAGCCGGCCCCCACGCCGAGCGAATCTTGAAGCATTGGAAGAGTTTGGAGGCGCTCAGTGCGACTTCGAAAACATAGTGATTGAACACGTCGCGGATCCTCGCCAGCCGGTGAGGGTGCCTGCGTTTTGAAGGGCCTTCTCTTTGTGGTAGTAAGCGCTCGAGAAGGCGATAGATGGTCAAGAAAGCCGACGATCGCGACGAGAAAGAAGACTGTCCGCGCGGAGCGTCATCAAACACCGACGGACAGAGTGGAGACGATATGCCTAAGCAGCAACGCGTATATGAGCTAGCCCAAGAGCTAGAGATCAATAAGCAAGAACTGGTGTCCAAGATTAACGAGCTCGACCTGGGATTCTCCGTCAATAACTACATGACGGTGCTTAATCCGCCGGAGATCGACTCGATCAAGGCCGCGCTCGGCGGCAAGAAAGCCGAGGCGCCCAGGAAGAAGGCCACCAAGTCGAGCAAGAAGAAGAGCTCGAAGAAGGCCGAAGAGCCCGCCGAAGAGAAGGTGGAGGCCGCTCCGGCCGCCCCGGTGGTTCGGCGCCGCCGTAAGGCCGCGACCGAGGAGGAAGAGTCCACCGAGGAGAGCACCGAGACTGAGGTCGAGGTGGTTCGCCCGACGGTGCGTCGCCGCCGTAAGGTAGAGACGGCCGACGAGGTCGAAGAGAGCGCCGAAGAGCCCGAGGTTGAGGCCGAGGCGCCCGAAGAGGTGGAGGCCGAAGAGGCGCCTGCCACCGAAGAGCCCGCTGCCGAAGAGGCTTCGGTCGAAGAGGTCGCCGCCGAAGAAGCTCCGGCCGCTGAAGCCGAAGAGAGCGCGGATGTCGCCGAGCCGGCCGAGGAGACCGAAGAGGTCGCCGCTGCCGCCGAAGAGGAGGCTCCGGCCGAAGAGGCTCCCGCTGCCGAAGAACCGGCCGCCGAAGAGCCTGCCGCCGAAGCGAAGAGCGACGCCGGTGAAGAAGCTGCCGACGGGGCGGAGACGCCCGCAGCACCGGTGGCTCCCCCGGTTCGTCGTCCGCCGCCGCGTAACCCCAAGGGTGGCGCCAAGGTGCTCGGTCGCATCAGCGAGAGCGTCCTCAAGGACCGACTCGCTGCTGAAAACAAAGACTTCACCCCGGGCCCCTCGCGGCGTCCCAGCGGAGGAGGCGGTTCGCGCTCCTCGAGCAGCCGTCGCCGTGGCCGCACCAAGCGCGTGGTGGAAGGATCGGATCTTTACGGACCGAAGTCGCGTCGCAGCCGTCGCGGAGCATCGCGTGGTCGCAGCCGCGGTCGGGCCAAAAAGACGCAGAAGACCGAGATCACCCAGGCAGCCGAGCACAAGCGCGTGATCCGTATCGAGGACGTCATCTCGGTCGGTGACCTCGCGCACTCCATGGGCATCAAGGCCGCACAGGTCGCCATGAAGCTCATTGAGAGCGGCATGATGGCCACGGTGAACACCACCCTGGACTTCGAGACCGCCGCGTTGATTGCCGATGAGTTCGACTACACCGTTGAGAACGTCGCCTTCGATATCGCGAACTTCTATGACACGAACCCCGATGAGGAGGAGACCCTCGAGCGTCGCGCTCCGGTCGTCACCGTCATGGGTCACGTCGACCACGGGAAGACCTCGCTCCTCGATGCGGTGCGCGCTTCTTCGGTGACCAGCGGCGAAGCCGGTGGCATCACTCAGCATATCGGCGCCTACATGGTGGAGACCACTGCCGGTATGGTGACCTTCCTGGATACCCCGGGTCACGAGGCGTTCACCGCGCTTCGTGCACGTGGTGCCAAGGCCACCGATATCGTGGTCCTGGTCGTCGCCGCCGATGACGGTGTGATGCCGCAGACGGTTGAGGCGATTAACCACGCCCGCGCCGCCGAGGTGCCGATCATCGTCGCGATCAACAAGATCGATAAGCCCGGCGCCAACCCCGACCGCGTTAAGACCGCGCTGACCGAGTACAATCTCATCCCGGAAGAGTGGGGCGGAAGCACCCTCTTTGTGGAGGTCAGCGCCCTTGAGAAGCTCAATATCGACGGGCTGCTCGAAGCGATCTCGCTTCAGGCCGAGCTCCAGGAGCTCAAAGCCCGCCCCGATCGCGACGCTCAGGGTATCGTGATCGAAGCCGAACTCGACATCGGACGCGGTCCGGTGGCCACCGTGCTCGTGCAGCGCGGTACGCTCAACCGCGGTGATATCCTGGTCAGCGGTCGCTACTACGGCCGCGTGCGTACCATGCACAACGACCGCGCCCAGACCATCGACAAGGCCGGCCCCAGTCAGCCCGTCGAGATCACCGGTCTGAGCGGTATCCCCGAAGCCGGCGAACCTTTCTTTGTGGTGACCGAAGAGCGTGACGCCAAGCGCATCACCGAGAACGTCGCCGAGCAGCGTCGTAAAGAGGTCATGGCCAGCCGCGCCAAGGAGTCGGCCGGTAGCCTCGAAGATCTCTCGGCGATGATCGCCCGCGGTGAGATGAAGACCCTTAAGGTCATCCTCAAGGGTGATGTGCAGGGCTCGGTCGAGGCCATCAAGGAGGCCTTCGGCAAGCTCGGTAATGATGAGGTTCGCACCAAGATCATTCACACCGGTGTCGGTGGCATCACCGAGAACGACGTCAACCTTGCGGCCTCTTCGGATGCCGGCGCGGTGATCGTGGGCTTCAACGTGCGTCCGG includes the following:
- the ccsA gene encoding cytochrome c biogenesis protein CcsA, encoding MLQVFQLIEIALPLAYMAIFALYVRRFVARKDRGDQRFWGSPLLYGTLGTHVAYLALRGVELNHFPVSSKGEFLSLLALAIGLIYALTERRHGEPNTGAFFVGLSAIAQTWSSLIIDPNTAHPLLHEHPVYGVHVIFILSGFVSLAISAIYALMYVLLARQLKSRELGALFRRLPPLNTLENMSRLATLAGIVLLGLGLFSGHFVAIYVLDDFSLLDPKIVITYVAWAAYAVAFIWAKLRKLSGLRMGYLSLGGYLALIASMVLVNTFFSSFHTFQ
- the nusA gene encoding transcription termination factor NusA; translated protein: MNLNSVIEEVGRTKGIDKSILVETLEAAILTAARRTYGAQREIEAEYNEESGEVQLFQIITVSDDVENPYREVSVEEVREAGFEAEPGDELLFQIFYREDDKEKAKAQDKRYGKLLKLDSYNSTFGRIAAQTAKQVIIQRVREAERDIIYDEYKDTVGDMVIGRVRRFEKGNIIVDLGRTDAILPRREQTPRESYRPGDRLQAMIKEVQKSSRDPQVVLTRADPMLLLKLFEQEVPEIHEGAVRIVAVAREPGVRTKVAVYSRDSDVDPVGACVGMRGSRVQAVVQELRGEKIDIVPYVEDTARFVCNAISPAEVAKVLIDESNMTMELIVPDDQLSLAIGRGGQNVRLAAQLTGWNLDIISETRLKNMMAESRAQLLEFEGITEDMVDTLFTLGYNKLEHMAHAAAPELAQIPGLNAESAARIIAAAAEILARPAPGSPEAMTEADYERKALEEIRGVGTKVAASLHDSGYITVEHIAFAEDASKLAEAAGLGKNVKKAKQILSAAEDHLKRELELDDEAFEARRAEFKAAQAEGAESTDEAEATETQEEQPATAGDEAAQPAEATKSDDEEDA
- the hemA gene encoding glutamyl-tRNA reductase, with product MTSPNRLTLISFSHRNATLAERDALAMSAADIAALVPLCRQRWLSEAAVLSTCNRTEIYLYGPTPPTVWEELGPEVARLRGIAPDALPRPLIAYDDDAARHAFRVAASLESLALGENQILAQVKDVHDQVLASSAKSPVLDRLFQFAIRVGKQVRTETALCEGAVSISSAAVDLASKIFGDFNQREILLVGAGETAEAAAMHFEKSGGTKFVVLNRSEERGRLLAEQFKGTYRPLDELEDAIVSAEVAVFATGSPDYLLTHAALKSVMKARKRRPLFLIDISNPRNVDPEVARFDSVFLYNIDDLEHVVAANLATRKDEIPAAEAIIEQMLEQWRAWQQSMAVTPTIASLARYFEEVCTQEIDRHNKRISEQERVMLEEFSRGLVKKLLHNPISYLRSSVANNTLRSEDLNLVLSLYNLQNNDENPDEP
- a CDS encoding carbon-nitrogen hydrolase family protein, producing MRVALAQIASTRDIEANLKTCQKLAEDAAEQGAGWVIFPECAPFLGPDRDKLPIAEPLDGPQIQTFRKMARELGVYLTVGSFAETSPDPGRTFNTQVHLSPAGDIAAVYRKIHLFDAKVDGDLTLMESQSVMGGRELVLTDVALGEDQARVGLTICYDLRFPEIYRELALRGAEMLTVPSAFTLPTGRAHWHTLLRARAIENQCFVLAPNQWGHHYGSRASFGNSVIYDPWGDCLGCLEEGNGVVVADLNLERQREIRTSMPVLTHQRLGLSAPDAHEV
- a CDS encoding DUF448 domain-containing protein, translated to MGCREVAEPAGWERFVYVEGHGLIHDIRRKAPGRGVWVHADPQCLQKALERGGFQRSLKRRVELPALSELLEQVRSGARRRLDEALQIALRARATTPGQTFVKEAMRNDTLVVLILASDAGESTRTKFATNAQRKGMDVIELWTGDELGQMAKGEAYVSVIGVEAGPHAERILKHWKSLEALSATSKT
- the hemC gene encoding hydroxymethylbilane synthase, giving the protein MNLKLGSRKSALALWQTHHVADLLRAAHPGLTVEIVTMDTLGDLRTDVPLPAIGAKGLFTQELEAALASDAIDLAVHSLKDLPSTLPEGMKFAGSPRRASPLDAFISTRYATFDEVPDGATIATGSQRRKAQLLHRRPNLKFADLRGNIGTRLEKLEREGFDGIIMAHAALERLEMGERVTSALPADQYVPAVGQGAIGLESRIGRDDIDALIAPILDEATMRAVTAERIFMRRLEGGCSVALGAYCEPAETPGQWVFHAWVSSTDGQQCLHESRTGEDPDQLASALVEDFLERGARSILRA
- the rimP gene encoding ribosome maturation factor RimP; protein product: MGKKRRKERRAKAPALPLSNEIAEAIEAWAHEAAEVHELELYDVVTSSAGGWSVQIFVDRPEAEPGTGVAVEECARVSRYVEALLDADERVPERYVLEVSSPGVERKLTKPAHYEKAVDREVELVVREQIDGQNKVVGRLTSFEDDTLTLEMDGATVTIPLSGVSRAKLTFDFSGAKQR
- a CDS encoding uroporphyrinogen-III synthase gives rise to the protein MTPTPEIALRILDTGTRPAAAVEGAELLHCPALQVAWLDIDAGALRARLSAPHLVIFYSARAAEAVIAQHILSPNNARDHHLVAVGPMTAELIASALGVPVSVPAEHHFESLKELLEAVEARDIIAFGLLDKERDLSALAERRGVAFHPVPVYESVPDVAALRAALVEHRPHWVTLTSSRGAEALHEAMLAVPDLEPRPRLAAIGERTAERLRDLGLPVDLIAPSPDRDLLVEAILQDPT
- the infB gene encoding translation initiation factor IF-2; protein product: MSKINELDLGFSVNNYMTVLNPPEIDSIKAALGGKKAEAPRKKATKSSKKKSSKKAEEPAEEKVEAAPAAPVVRRRRKAATEEEESTEESTETEVEVVRPTVRRRRKVETADEVEESAEEPEVEAEAPEEVEAEEAPATEEPAAEEASVEEVAAEEAPAAEAEESADVAEPAEETEEVAAAAEEEAPAEEAPAAEEPAAEEPAAEAKSDAGEEAADGAETPAAPVAPPVRRPPPRNPKGGAKVLGRISESVLKDRLAAENKDFTPGPSRRPSGGGGSRSSSSRRRGRTKRVVEGSDLYGPKSRRSRRGASRGRSRGRAKKTQKTEITQAAEHKRVIRIEDVISVGDLAHSMGIKAAQVAMKLIESGMMATVNTTLDFETAALIADEFDYTVENVAFDIANFYDTNPDEEETLERRAPVVTVMGHVDHGKTSLLDAVRASSVTSGEAGGITQHIGAYMVETTAGMVTFLDTPGHEAFTALRARGAKATDIVVLVVAADDGVMPQTVEAINHARAAEVPIIVAINKIDKPGANPDRVKTALTEYNLIPEEWGGSTLFVEVSALEKLNIDGLLEAISLQAELQELKARPDRDAQGIVIEAELDIGRGPVATVLVQRGTLNRGDILVSGRYYGRVRTMHNDRAQTIDKAGPSQPVEITGLSGIPEAGEPFFVVTEERDAKRITENVAEQRRKEVMASRAKESAGSLEDLSAMIARGEMKTLKVILKGDVQGSVEAIKEAFGKLGNDEVRTKIIHTGVGGITENDVNLAASSDAGAVIVGFNVRPDNRAAEVAEKYGVQILTHSIIYDAIEQVRGILEGLLSPIVQEKVLGHAEVRETFSAPKIGTIAGVYVTDGIVRRNARARLLRGERVIYESTVGSLRRFKDDAKEVKTGFECGLSIENYNDIKVGDVVEVFELEEVKATFD